In Nothobranchius furzeri strain GRZ-AD chromosome 18, NfurGRZ-RIMD1, whole genome shotgun sequence, a single genomic region encodes these proteins:
- the LOC129159196 gene encoding uncharacterized protein isoform X3 codes for MAMHQTILRRGQDPLQSIKRCSDCCSNIHCTFCKMTYADFYKVKYHVQNHVSIAVKHEDYVILKCSLGCREMAHYHCCYCPSTILRRMAFVKHLAICKEKLSRPPPPAQTAPPPSAQTRPPQTGPPPPSAQTRPPQTGPPPPSAQTRPPQTGPPPPQTGPPPPQTGPPPPQTGPPPPSAQTAPSPSAQTAPSPSAQTRPPQTGPPPPQTGPPPPQTGPPPPSAQTAPSPSAQTRPPQTGPPPPSAQTRPPQTGPPPPSAQTRPPQTGPPPPQTGPPPPQTAPPPPSAQTAPPPSAQTRPPPSAQTGPPPPSAQTAPPPSAQTRPPPPQTGPPPPSAQTAPPPSPQAGPSSSSSSSRRLKVRQPVKVTCSHCGITLNKKNLQVHINRKHRPKGQQISETRHLSCQCIDATNGIFAVNKSFFKPCSPIHVQKKTWGTSQKQICELDDCNTNLDFAVRSGILPYECIHLKSLTFSPRSDTPPTILEEEVLSDIVSAKIFGDVRKQSCLNLQSKSAAAGVPLSVDVTVGGPSSKKFISVFEPKVSCYSRLGRVMVAFDMKKRSWHCPCAKPRLLCLHKSVAKWHLFQTDREMFKTKESATDSGDAAETNEELQDDAIPVGGQQYPPGDNDLMRMVKYIMKNKALPENLPQDLVTGSQTLEDISKDLIPKETICAECGGQLNEPVLITARAKLVAYTGVVHGFSTYRRECPDCGLIYRYQEWSDGIHNFNDHILLTLHLCIYLRNSIQTHHAVSRAIEVLEKTENQTFPSKATMLHAYMHFEALTAHSYSYSCYKCGYYPPVVIMDLHRKGVFNMPTSEMETPPADFDGRVNIKDFYDSVTSQIICTGLLTSGRKNPFLVLPSYHNWAPWIGPKCRDGDIVFNTEHEKLHAPRQAAEMSDLQMTEERLQDALINLRVDMVRKLCKQCGIDSKGSKMDLILRLREEMKNRSSYDKIFEKVWGASGGWAVVMCPCAVVYSIKFNLRAESPRDYADILLSWKHFPNIAIYDFARGLATHTNLREPENLPFSPHEGRLAEASNDNVKSAAEGKLKVHLPWLKSKKKDADTNCHPLTGSSEHYTLYDVFHEKNTKDPRDILRRIALVPELAGWVNSQCAEQLFADMRKNNYFLNTLTPSEHIFMMRNILHHYNTQCNNKTEESIKKVVSEDVLQLDHNGQIVMAAQPPTEADVTTQPYCPSMSDLLPGLTPNQTSDQLNRRIWAVNPLPAQQKLLAYVLDKNKDPYEDILSYSPGRTLTRCDFWSLAFEEVEAQIADQCFQVITALGASQVSLFLFCVVLLSLWQGGLVALRRNFSLLMEFVTGFTQYIFPTFSKKNCSTTSFCLFRAKTSTLSASIWWLPGYHHFTMIPLQLYLVLANHISPGHWNTVTLSQLKGAPLQWGGNDCGAYMMMYALYVTLDMPFDFAQSDMPVIRSWWCQQLLKTFPLAGQFSPPEPEMMEVTQGEPTPTEPDTMEVTQRKEIQDVPVMRGIMVAWNWVKENQKHFAGKVIPPDIISMDEDDAAMAITMQELFMTTHDMDRDEDEIRSPFIFTFSNKDDMEFFMHEIRDKRDIRVSCMCNTD; via the exons ATGGCT ATGCATCAAACAATACTGAGGAGAGGGCAGGATCCTCTTCAGTCTATCAAGCGATGCAGCGATTGTTGCAGCAACATTCACTGCACTTTCTGTAAAATGACATATGCTGATTTTTACAAGGTTAAATACCATGTACAGAATCATGTGAGCATTGCTGTAAAACATGAAG ATTATGTCATCTTAAAATGCAGCCTGGGCTGTAGGGAAATGGCACATTATCATTGTTGTTACTGTCCGTCAACGATTCTGCGGAGAATGGCATTTGTGAAACATCTTGCTATATGTAAGGAGAAATTATCACGTCCTCCACCACCGGCACAGACAGCACCTCCTCCATCAGCACAGACAAgacctccacagacaggacctcctcctccatcggcacagacaagacctccacagacaggacctcctcctccatcggcacagacaagacctccacagacaggacctcctcctccacagacaggacctcctcctccacagacaggacctcctcctccacagacaggacctcctcctccatcggcacagacagcaccttctccatcggcacagacagcaccttctccatcagcacagacaagacctccacagacaggacctcctcctccacagacaggacctcctcctccacagacaggacctcctcctccatcggcacagacagcaccttctccatcagcacagacaagacctccacagacaggacctcctcctccatcggcacagacaagacctccacagacaggacctcctcctccatcggcacagacaagacctccacagacaggacctcctcctccacagacaggacctcctcctccacagacagcacctcctcctccatcggcacagacagcacctcctccatcggcacagacaagacctcctccatcggcacagacaggacctcctcctccatcggcacagacagcacctcctccatcagcacagacaagacctcctcctccacagacaggacctcctcctccatcggcacagacaGCACCTCCTCCTTCACCACAGGCAGGACCgtcgtcatcctcatcatcctcacgaCGATTAAAGGTCCGCCAGCCGGTGAAAGTGACATGCAGCCATTGCGGCATCACATTAAATAAAAAGAACTTGCAGGTGCATATTAATAGAAAGCACAGGCCAAAGGGACAACAGATATCAGAGACACGACACCTGTCATGTCAGTGTATTGATGCTACAAATGGCATCTTTGCAGTCAACAAATCATTCTTCAAACCATGCTCACCAATACATGTACAGAAAAAAACCTGGGGTACAAGCCAAAAACAAATTTGTGAATTGGATGATTGCAATACTAATTTGGACTTTGCAGTGAGGAGTGGAATTCTGCCATATGAATGCATCCACTTAAAATCATTGACATTTTCTCCCAGATCAGACACCCCCCCCACAATTCTGGAAGAAGAGGTGCTGTCAGACATAGTGTCTGCCAAAATATTTGGGGATGTGAGAAAACAGAGCTGCTTGAACCTCCAGAGCAAATCTGCTGCTGCAggggtgcctctctcagttgatgTCACAGTTGGAGGGCCGTCCTCAAAAAAGTTCATATCAGTTTTTGAACCCAAAGTGTCATGCTACAGCAGACTGGGAAGGGTAATGGTGGCCTTCGACATGAAAAAGAGGTCATGGCATTGCCCATGTGCCAAACCCAGACTGTTGTGCTTGCACAAAAGTGTGGCTAAATGGCATCTCTTTCAGACAGACAGAGAAATGTTCAAGACCAAAGAGAGTGCCACTGACAGTGGTGATGCTGCTGAGACAAATGAAGAACTGCAGGATGATGCAATACCAGTCGGAGGACAACAATATCCTCCTGGTGACAATGATCTCATGAGAATGGTAAAATACATAATGAAAAACAAAGCTCTACCGGAAAATCTCCCCCAGGATTTGGTCACTGGCTCCCAAACATTAGAGGACATTTCAAAGGACTTGATTCCCAAAGAAACCATATGTGCAGAATGTGGAGGCCAACTTAATGAGCCAGTGCTCATTACAGCACGTGCCAAGCTGGTGGCATACACTGGTGTTGTACATG GCTTTTCTACATACCGCAGGGAATGTCCCGACTGTGGGCTGATTTATCGATACCAGGAGTGGAGTGATGGGATTCATAATTTCAATGACCATATACTCCTCACTCTTCATCTATGTATTTATCTCCGTAACTCAATTCAG ACACACCATGCTGTAAGCCGAGCAATTGAGGTCTTGGAGAAAACTGAAAATCAGACCTTCCCCAGTAAGGCCACAATGCTCCATGCATACATGCATTTTGAAGCCCTGACAGCTCACAGCTACTCATACTCCTGTTATAAGTGTGGATACTATCCACCTGTGGTTATCATGGACCTGCACAGGAAGGGTGTCTTCAATATGCCTA CAAGTGAGATGGAGACTCCACCAGCAGACTTTGATGGCAGAGTCAACATCAAAGATTTTTATGACTCTGTGACGTCTCAGATCATTTGTACTGGCTTATTGACAA GTGGTCGTAAGAACCCCTTTCTTGTTTTGCCATCATATCACAACTGGGCACCTTGGATTGGACCAAAATGCAGAGATGGGGACATTGTTTTCAACACTGAGCATGAGAAGTTGCATGCACCAAGGCAGGCTGCTGAGATGTCAGATCTCCAAATGACAGAGGAGAGACTCCAAGATGCCCTTATTAACCTCCGG GTGGACATGGTGCGTAAGCTATGCAAACAAtgtggcatagattctaaaggttcTAAGATGGACCTTATTCTCAGACTCCGGGAGGAGATGAAGAACAGGTCGTCATATGATAAGATTTTTGAGAAGGTCTGGGGAGCATCAG GTGGCTGGGCAGTTGTTATGTGCCCCTGTGCTGTTGTCTATTCaataaaatttaatttaagaGCAGAAAGCCCCAGAGACTATGCAGATATTTTGCTCAGCTGGAAGCACTTTCCCAACATTGCCATTTATGATTTTGCGAGGGGACTGGCCACACACACCAACTTGAGGGAACCTGAAAACTTGCCTTTCAGCCCACATGAGGGACGGCTGGCTGAGGCATCCAATGATAATGTAAAGTCAGCTGCTGAAGGAAAGCTGAAGGTCCATTTACCATggctaaaaagtaaaaaaaaggatGCAGACACAAACTGCCACCCACTCACAGGATCATCGGAACATTATACCTTGTATGATGTTTTCCATGAGAAAAACACAAAGGATCCTAGAGACATCCTTCGaagaatagcacttgttcctgaaCTGGCTGGCTGGGTCAACAGCCAGTGTGCTGAGCAATTATTTGCAGACATGAGGAAGAACAATTACTTTCTGAATACACTCACACCGTCTGAACACATCTTCATGATGCGCAACATATTGCACCACTACAACACACAATGCAACAACAAGACTGAAGAAAGCATCAAGAAAGTGGTGAGCGAGGATGTCCTGCAGTTGGATCACAATGGGCAGATAGTAATGG CTGCACAGCCACCCACAGAAGCAGATGTAACAACACAACCCT ACTGTCCAAGCATGTCTGACCTGCTTCCAGGTCTAACACCTAACCAGACATCTGACCAACTGAACAGGAGGATATGGGCTGTTAACCCTCTCCCAGCACAACAGAAATTG TTGGCGTATGTGTTGGATAAAAACAAAGATCCGTATGAGGACATACTTTCTTATAGCCCAGGACGGACATTAACAAGATGTGATTTCTGGTCTTTGGCCTTTGAAGAGGTTGAAGCACAG ATTGCTGATCAGTGCTTTCAAGTCATAACTGCTCTTGGAGCTTCACAGGTCAGCTTGTTTTTGTTCTGTGTGGTATTATTAAGCCTTTGGCAGGGAGGCCTTGTGGCCTTAAGAAGAAATTTCTCACTTCTCATGGAGTTTGTCACAGGCTTTACACAATACATTTTTCCTACATTTTCAAAAAAAAACTGTAGCACTACTAGTTTCTGTCTCTTCAGGGCAAAGACGTCCACACTTTCAGCATCTATTTGGTGGTTACCTGGTTACCACCATTTCACAATGATCCCCTTGCAGCTTTACCT AGTCTTGGCTAATCACATTTCACCAGGCCATTGGAACACTGTAACATTGAGTCAGTTGAAG GGTGCACCACTGCAGTGGGGAGGGAATGACTGTGGGGCATACATGATGATG TATGCCCTCTATGTGACCCTGGACATGCCTTTTGATTTTGCTCAA TCAGATATGCCCGTAATCAGGAGTTGGTGGTGCCAACAATTACTGAAGACATTTCCTCTGGCTGG TCAATTCAGCCCACCAGAGCCGGAAATGATGGAGGTCACCCAAGGAGAGCCCACCCCAACAGAGCCAGACACTATGGAGGTCACCCAAAGAAAAGAAATACAA GACGTGCCTGTGATGAGAGGCATTATGGTGGCCTGGAACTGGGTGAAGGAAAACCAAAAACACTTTGCTGGAAAGGTTATCCCACCAGACATCATCAGTATGGATGAAGACGACGCAGCAATGGCCATCACAATGCAGGAACTGTTCATGACTACACATGACATGGATAGGGATGAGGATGAAATTCGGTCTCCCTTCATTTTCACCTTCTCAAACAAAGATGATATGGAGTTTTTCATGCATGAAATAAGAGACAAACGAGATATCCGTGTGTCTTGCATGTGCAACACAGATTAG
- the LOC129159196 gene encoding uncharacterized protein isoform X1 has product MAMHQTILRRGQDPLQSIKRCSDCCSNIHCTFCKMTYADFYKVKYHVQNHVSIAVKHEDYVILKCSLGCREMAHYHCCYCPSTILRRMAFVKHLAICKEKLSRPPPPAQTAPPPSAQTRPPQTGPPPPSAQTRPPQTGPPPPSAQTRPPQTGPPPPQTGPPPPQTGPPPPQTGPPPPSAQTAPSPSAQTAPSPSAQTRPPQTGPPPPQTGPPPPQTGPPPPSAQTAPSPSAQTRPPQTGPPPPSAQTRPPQTGPPPPSAQTRPPQTGPPPPQTGPPPPQTAPPPPSAQTAPPPSAQTRPPPSAQTGPPPPSAQTAPPPSAQTRPPPPQTGPPPPSAQTAPPPSPQAGPSSSSSSSRRLKVRQPVKVTCSHCGITLNKKNLQVHINRKHRPKGQQISETRHLSCQCIDATNGIFAVNKSFFKPCSPIHVQKKTWGTSQKQICELDDCNTNLDFAVRSGILPYECIHLKSLTFSPRSDTPPTILEEEVLSDIVSAKIFGDVRKQSCLNLQSKSAAAGVPLSVDVTVGGPSSKKFISVFEPKVSCYSRLGRVMVAFDMKKRSWHCPCAKPRLLCLHKSVAKWHLFQTDREMFKTKESATDSGDAAETNEELQDDAIPVGGQQYPPGDNDLMRMVKYIMKNKALPENLPQDLVTGSQTLEDISKDLIPKETICAECGGQLNEPVLITARAKLVAYTGVVHGFSTYRRECPDCGLIYRYQEWSDGIHNFNDHILLTLHLCIYLRNSIQTHHAVSRAIEVLEKTENQTFPSKATMLHAYMHFEALTAHSYSYSCYKCGYYPPVVIMDLHRKGVFNMPTSEMETPPADFDGRVNIKDFYDSVTSQIICTGLLTSGRKNPFLVLPSYHNWAPWIGPKCRDGDIVFNTEHEKLHAPRQAAEMSDLQMTEERLQDALINLRVDMVRKLCKQCGIDSKGSKMDLILRLREEMKNRSSYDKIFEKVWGASGGWAVVMCPCAVVYSIKFNLRAESPRDYADILLSWKHFPNIAIYDFARGLATHTNLREPENLPFSPHEGRLAEASNDNVKSAAEGKLKVHLPWLKSKKKDADTNCHPLTGSSEHYTLYDVFHEKNTKDPRDILRRIALVPELAGWVNSQCAEQLFADMRKNNYFLNTLTPSEHIFMMRNILHHYNTQCNNKTEESIKKVVSEDVLQLDHNGQIVMAAQPPTEADVTTQPYCPSMSDLLPGLTPNQTSDQLNRRIWAVNPLPAQQKLLAYVLDKNKDPYEDILSYSPGRTLTRCDFWSLAFEEVEAQIADQCFQVITALGASQVSLFLFCVVLLSLWQGGLVALRRNFSLLMEFVTGFTQYIFPTFSKKNCSTTSFCLFRAKTSTLSASIWWLPGYHHFTMIPLQLYLTILEQRTSFYSLRGSPGTGFCVVLANHISPGHWNTVTLSQLKGAPLQWGGNDCGAYMMMYALYVTLDMPFDFAQSDMPVIRSWWCQQLLKTFPLAGQFSPPEPEMMEVTQGEPTPTEPDTMEVTQRKEIQDVPVMRGIMVAWNWVKENQKHFAGKVIPPDIISMDEDDAAMAITMQELFMTTHDMDRDEDEIRSPFIFTFSNKDDMEFFMHEIRDKRDIRVSCMCNTD; this is encoded by the exons ATGGCT ATGCATCAAACAATACTGAGGAGAGGGCAGGATCCTCTTCAGTCTATCAAGCGATGCAGCGATTGTTGCAGCAACATTCACTGCACTTTCTGTAAAATGACATATGCTGATTTTTACAAGGTTAAATACCATGTACAGAATCATGTGAGCATTGCTGTAAAACATGAAG ATTATGTCATCTTAAAATGCAGCCTGGGCTGTAGGGAAATGGCACATTATCATTGTTGTTACTGTCCGTCAACGATTCTGCGGAGAATGGCATTTGTGAAACATCTTGCTATATGTAAGGAGAAATTATCACGTCCTCCACCACCGGCACAGACAGCACCTCCTCCATCAGCACAGACAAgacctccacagacaggacctcctcctccatcggcacagacaagacctccacagacaggacctcctcctccatcggcacagacaagacctccacagacaggacctcctcctccacagacaggacctcctcctccacagacaggacctcctcctccacagacaggacctcctcctccatcggcacagacagcaccttctccatcggcacagacagcaccttctccatcagcacagacaagacctccacagacaggacctcctcctccacagacaggacctcctcctccacagacaggacctcctcctccatcggcacagacagcaccttctccatcagcacagacaagacctccacagacaggacctcctcctccatcggcacagacaagacctccacagacaggacctcctcctccatcggcacagacaagacctccacagacaggacctcctcctccacagacaggacctcctcctccacagacagcacctcctcctccatcggcacagacagcacctcctccatcggcacagacaagacctcctccatcggcacagacaggacctcctcctccatcggcacagacagcacctcctccatcagcacagacaagacctcctcctccacagacaggacctcctcctccatcggcacagacaGCACCTCCTCCTTCACCACAGGCAGGACCgtcgtcatcctcatcatcctcacgaCGATTAAAGGTCCGCCAGCCGGTGAAAGTGACATGCAGCCATTGCGGCATCACATTAAATAAAAAGAACTTGCAGGTGCATATTAATAGAAAGCACAGGCCAAAGGGACAACAGATATCAGAGACACGACACCTGTCATGTCAGTGTATTGATGCTACAAATGGCATCTTTGCAGTCAACAAATCATTCTTCAAACCATGCTCACCAATACATGTACAGAAAAAAACCTGGGGTACAAGCCAAAAACAAATTTGTGAATTGGATGATTGCAATACTAATTTGGACTTTGCAGTGAGGAGTGGAATTCTGCCATATGAATGCATCCACTTAAAATCATTGACATTTTCTCCCAGATCAGACACCCCCCCCACAATTCTGGAAGAAGAGGTGCTGTCAGACATAGTGTCTGCCAAAATATTTGGGGATGTGAGAAAACAGAGCTGCTTGAACCTCCAGAGCAAATCTGCTGCTGCAggggtgcctctctcagttgatgTCACAGTTGGAGGGCCGTCCTCAAAAAAGTTCATATCAGTTTTTGAACCCAAAGTGTCATGCTACAGCAGACTGGGAAGGGTAATGGTGGCCTTCGACATGAAAAAGAGGTCATGGCATTGCCCATGTGCCAAACCCAGACTGTTGTGCTTGCACAAAAGTGTGGCTAAATGGCATCTCTTTCAGACAGACAGAGAAATGTTCAAGACCAAAGAGAGTGCCACTGACAGTGGTGATGCTGCTGAGACAAATGAAGAACTGCAGGATGATGCAATACCAGTCGGAGGACAACAATATCCTCCTGGTGACAATGATCTCATGAGAATGGTAAAATACATAATGAAAAACAAAGCTCTACCGGAAAATCTCCCCCAGGATTTGGTCACTGGCTCCCAAACATTAGAGGACATTTCAAAGGACTTGATTCCCAAAGAAACCATATGTGCAGAATGTGGAGGCCAACTTAATGAGCCAGTGCTCATTACAGCACGTGCCAAGCTGGTGGCATACACTGGTGTTGTACATG GCTTTTCTACATACCGCAGGGAATGTCCCGACTGTGGGCTGATTTATCGATACCAGGAGTGGAGTGATGGGATTCATAATTTCAATGACCATATACTCCTCACTCTTCATCTATGTATTTATCTCCGTAACTCAATTCAG ACACACCATGCTGTAAGCCGAGCAATTGAGGTCTTGGAGAAAACTGAAAATCAGACCTTCCCCAGTAAGGCCACAATGCTCCATGCATACATGCATTTTGAAGCCCTGACAGCTCACAGCTACTCATACTCCTGTTATAAGTGTGGATACTATCCACCTGTGGTTATCATGGACCTGCACAGGAAGGGTGTCTTCAATATGCCTA CAAGTGAGATGGAGACTCCACCAGCAGACTTTGATGGCAGAGTCAACATCAAAGATTTTTATGACTCTGTGACGTCTCAGATCATTTGTACTGGCTTATTGACAA GTGGTCGTAAGAACCCCTTTCTTGTTTTGCCATCATATCACAACTGGGCACCTTGGATTGGACCAAAATGCAGAGATGGGGACATTGTTTTCAACACTGAGCATGAGAAGTTGCATGCACCAAGGCAGGCTGCTGAGATGTCAGATCTCCAAATGACAGAGGAGAGACTCCAAGATGCCCTTATTAACCTCCGG GTGGACATGGTGCGTAAGCTATGCAAACAAtgtggcatagattctaaaggttcTAAGATGGACCTTATTCTCAGACTCCGGGAGGAGATGAAGAACAGGTCGTCATATGATAAGATTTTTGAGAAGGTCTGGGGAGCATCAG GTGGCTGGGCAGTTGTTATGTGCCCCTGTGCTGTTGTCTATTCaataaaatttaatttaagaGCAGAAAGCCCCAGAGACTATGCAGATATTTTGCTCAGCTGGAAGCACTTTCCCAACATTGCCATTTATGATTTTGCGAGGGGACTGGCCACACACACCAACTTGAGGGAACCTGAAAACTTGCCTTTCAGCCCACATGAGGGACGGCTGGCTGAGGCATCCAATGATAATGTAAAGTCAGCTGCTGAAGGAAAGCTGAAGGTCCATTTACCATggctaaaaagtaaaaaaaaggatGCAGACACAAACTGCCACCCACTCACAGGATCATCGGAACATTATACCTTGTATGATGTTTTCCATGAGAAAAACACAAAGGATCCTAGAGACATCCTTCGaagaatagcacttgttcctgaaCTGGCTGGCTGGGTCAACAGCCAGTGTGCTGAGCAATTATTTGCAGACATGAGGAAGAACAATTACTTTCTGAATACACTCACACCGTCTGAACACATCTTCATGATGCGCAACATATTGCACCACTACAACACACAATGCAACAACAAGACTGAAGAAAGCATCAAGAAAGTGGTGAGCGAGGATGTCCTGCAGTTGGATCACAATGGGCAGATAGTAATGG CTGCACAGCCACCCACAGAAGCAGATGTAACAACACAACCCT ACTGTCCAAGCATGTCTGACCTGCTTCCAGGTCTAACACCTAACCAGACATCTGACCAACTGAACAGGAGGATATGGGCTGTTAACCCTCTCCCAGCACAACAGAAATTG TTGGCGTATGTGTTGGATAAAAACAAAGATCCGTATGAGGACATACTTTCTTATAGCCCAGGACGGACATTAACAAGATGTGATTTCTGGTCTTTGGCCTTTGAAGAGGTTGAAGCACAG ATTGCTGATCAGTGCTTTCAAGTCATAACTGCTCTTGGAGCTTCACAGGTCAGCTTGTTTTTGTTCTGTGTGGTATTATTAAGCCTTTGGCAGGGAGGCCTTGTGGCCTTAAGAAGAAATTTCTCACTTCTCATGGAGTTTGTCACAGGCTTTACACAATACATTTTTCCTACATTTTCAAAAAAAAACTGTAGCACTACTAGTTTCTGTCTCTTCAGGGCAAAGACGTCCACACTTTCAGCATCTATTTGGTGGTTACCTGGTTACCACCATTTCACAATGATCCCCTTGCAGCTTTACCT GACAATATTGGAACAAAGGACATCATTTTACTCCCTTCGTGGGAGTCCGGGCACTGGATTTTGTGT AGTCTTGGCTAATCACATTTCACCAGGCCATTGGAACACTGTAACATTGAGTCAGTTGAAG GGTGCACCACTGCAGTGGGGAGGGAATGACTGTGGGGCATACATGATGATG TATGCCCTCTATGTGACCCTGGACATGCCTTTTGATTTTGCTCAA TCAGATATGCCCGTAATCAGGAGTTGGTGGTGCCAACAATTACTGAAGACATTTCCTCTGGCTGG TCAATTCAGCCCACCAGAGCCGGAAATGATGGAGGTCACCCAAGGAGAGCCCACCCCAACAGAGCCAGACACTATGGAGGTCACCCAAAGAAAAGAAATACAA GACGTGCCTGTGATGAGAGGCATTATGGTGGCCTGGAACTGGGTGAAGGAAAACCAAAAACACTTTGCTGGAAAGGTTATCCCACCAGACATCATCAGTATGGATGAAGACGACGCAGCAATGGCCATCACAATGCAGGAACTGTTCATGACTACACATGACATGGATAGGGATGAGGATGAAATTCGGTCTCCCTTCATTTTCACCTTCTCAAACAAAGATGATATGGAGTTTTTCATGCATGAAATAAGAGACAAACGAGATATCCGTGTGTCTTGCATGTGCAACACAGATTAG